Proteins encoded in a region of the Nicotiana tomentosiformis chromosome 9, ASM39032v3, whole genome shotgun sequence genome:
- the LOC138898531 gene encoding uncharacterized protein, translating to MPNPIPKKFRMPEIPKYNGTTNPNDHVTSYTCSIKGNDLDDDEIVFVLLKTFGETLSKGAMIWYHNVPPNCIDSFTMLADSFVKAHTGSIKVETRKSDVFKVKQRDNEILREFVS from the coding sequence ATGCCGAACCCTATCcctaagaagtttcgcatgcctgagatccctaagtacaatggaacgaccAACCCAAATGATCATGTGACTTCCTACACATGctccatcaaagggaacgacttggacgATGACGAGATCGTGTTTGTCCTGTTGAAAACGTTCGGGGAAACTTTGtccaagggagctatgatatggtatcacaacgtACCTCCTAATTGTATTGACTCATttactatgcttgcagattccttcgtaaaagcacacaccgggtctatcaaggtcgagaccaggaagtcagacgtTTTCAAAGTGAAGCAGAGAGATAATGAGAtactcagggaattcgtgtcctgA